From the genome of Malus domestica chromosome 04, GDT2T_hap1, one region includes:
- the LOC139194951 gene encoding uncharacterized protein has product MADDRTSSESKPDASNPLFIHHSDHPAMVLVSKPLNGDNYSTWSRAMKISLSAKNKIGFVDGTVPQPPAKTQPNDHAAWKRCNDMIVAWIINSIDSDISDNILYMTGAHEIWDELEERYSQSNAPRIFQLQRDISCLSQDQLSIAAYYTKLKSLWDELSSYNDSSSCTCGAQNERNRLIQFLMGLNDSYSAVRGQILLMNPLPTVRQAYSSISQEEKQRSLSLSRTTTATAAMAVRQGHHSKSSGSSTRKPMHCTHCDQDYHTIDTCYQLHGYPPGHRLHKTNKSNPRGGNRSKRDTGSSSAHIVSSEGPSVQEMQSVMSGLSDSQFQQILSIMNGKDAFAAPQANAATTTKGYPVGQKAYKLYDLTTHKFFTSRDVIFHEHIFPYQHQSPSDDQPGPVLPQPLLDYTDHSAPIVSPVSPVESFPPASDATSPSVPDPAISALPAPVPPAPSVPSAPVLRHSDRRSAPPARFSDYVCPTLPSTQPIDSSSSSTGPTTGTRYPLANFLTYHRFSPQQKSFLASISRQVEPHTYAQAALHSHWHAAMDSELRALEATNTWTLTPLPVGKTPIGCRWVYKIKHRSDGSIERYKARLVAKGYTQLEGVDYHDTFSPTAKMVTVRCLLALAAARNWSLHQLDVHNAFLHGDLHEEIYMTLPPGLRRQGENIVCRLNKSLYGLKQASRQWFAKFSEAIKSAGYIQSKADYSLFTRQQGQSFIALLIYVDDILITGNDHEGINALKRFLHGHFKIKDLGNLKYFMGIEVSQSKKGIFISQRKYALEILKDSGLLGARPVEFPMEQNVKLSNTGELLKDPAKYRRMSYDTKVNYRLLRLFGFFVDLLEVKETKDHAHAIRAIALSESTARRLFSLVSQSQQPDQSSKEDDQWERLRKEFLAPLQKYNKRQGRFNPRRWGVDIKYLEQVKASATTASKGNLSFVIEPDALLPHFIIRYLKDANVGEAAELQWNALLRKHKEGGKFRNCFAVCNMNRIMGGARELTASLGLFVSELNEEPAWKGKLISSAPLPAAAGDDHALLFRLPHLYSVPCNDGNGRPPGSSFAKAWETQYEAIRTMFKDKGSFLENGGDIGPHHVMEAAFSDKQFQALAVVD; this is encoded by the exons ATGGCCGATGATCGAACTTCGAGCGAAAGCAAGCCTGATGCTTCCAATCCACTATTCATTCATCATTCAGACCACCCAGCTATGGTGCTGGTCTCGAAACCCCTTAATGGGGACAACTATTCCACCTGGTCCCGAGCCATGAAGATTTCCTTGAGTGCTAAAAACAAGATTGGTTTTGTTGACGGCACTGTTCCACAACCACCAGCAAAAACCCAACCGAACGATCATGCTGCATGGAAGAGATGCAACGACATGATTGTTGCCTGGATCATCAACTCAATCGATTCAGATATTTCAGACAACATTCTCTACATGACTGGTGCTCATGAGATTTGGGACGAATTGGAAGAGCGATACTCCCAAAGTAATGCTCCTCGGATTTTTCAATTACAGCGGGATATTTCGTGTCTTTCTCAAGATCAACTTTCTATTGCAGCCTACTATACCAAGTTGAAGAGTCTGTGGGACGAGTTGTCTTCCTACAATGATTCATCCTCATGCACATGTGGTGCTCAAAATGAAAGGAATAGGTTGATACAGTTCCTTATGGGACTCAATGATTCATATAGTGCTGTTCGAGGACAAATCCTCTTGATGAATCCCTTGCCTACTGTACGTCAAGCTTACTCCTCAATCTCACAGGAGGAGAAACAGCGCTCCTTGAGCCTTTCTCGCACCACTACTGCAACAGCAGCCATGGCAGTTCGCCAGGGCCACCATTCCAAGTCCTCAGGCTCTTCCACTCGTAAACCCATGCATTGTACGCACTGCGATCAAGATTACCACACTATTGATACTTGCTATCAGTTGCATGGATATCCACCTGGGCATCGTCTTCATAAAACCAACAAATCCAATCCCCGTGGTGGGAATCGCTCCAAGCGAGACACCGGCTCATCGTCAGCTCACATAGTTTCCTCTGAAGGACCTTCTGTGCAAGAGATGCAGTCTGTGATGTCAGGTTTATCAGATTCTCAATTTCAACAAATTCTCAGTATTATGAATGGCAAAGATGCATTTGCAGCCCCACAAGCCAATGCTGCCACCACTACCAAAG GGTATCCTGTTGGCCAAAAAGCCTATAAACTCTACGACCTCACCACCCATAAGTTTTTTACAAGCCGTGATGTTATTTTCCACGAGCATATTTTCCCTTACCAACATCAATCCCCATCCGATGACCAACCAGGACCTGTCTTACCTCAACCCCTTCTTGACTACACTGATCATTCCGCACCCATTGTTTCTCCCGTGTCACCTGTTGAGTCTTTTCCTCCCGCGTCTGATGCTACATCTCCCTCTGTACCTGATCCTGCCATATCAGCGCTCCCAGCGCCCGTGCCTCCAGCACCTTCCGTGCCCTCTGCACCCGTGCTTCGCCACTCTGACCGTCGCTCAGCTCCTCCCGCTCGCTTCAGTGATTATGTTTGCCCTACTTTGCCTTCTACCCAACCAATCGATTCATCATCTTCGTCGACAGGTCCTACCACCGGTACAAGGTATCCTCTTGCTAATTTTCTCACTTATCATCGTTTCTCACCTCAACAAAAATCTTTCCTTGCTTCTATCAGTCGGCAGGTCGAACCTCACACTTATGCTCAGGCTGCTCTTCATTCCCATTGGCATGCTGCCATGGACTCTGAACTCCGTGCTTTGGAGGCCACTAATACTTGGACACTCACTCCTCTCCCTGTCGGCAAAACTCCCATTGGTTGTCGTTGGGTTTATAAGATCAAACATCGTTCTGATGGTTCTATTGAACGTTATAAGGCTCGCCttgtagccaagggttacactCAACTTGAAGGTGTTGATTATCACGATACCTTCTCCCCTACTGCTAAGATGGTCACTGTTCGTTGTTTGTTAGCCCTCGCTGCTGCCCGCAACTGGTCTCTCCACCAACTTGATGTCCACAACGCCtttcttcatggtgatcttCATGAAGAAATCTATATGACCCTTCCTCCTGGTCTTCGGCGACAGGGGGAGAATATCGTGTGTCGCCTTAATAAATCCCTCTACGGCTTGAAACAAGCGTCCCGGCAATGGTTTGCAAAGTTTTCAGAAGCAATTAAATCCGCTGGTTATATCCAATCAAAGGCAGATTATTCTTTGTTTACGAGGCAGCAAGGGCAATCCTTTATAGCCCTCCTGATCTATGTTGACGATATTTTGATCACTGGCAATGATCATGAAGGAATTAATGCTCTTAAAAGATTTCTTCATGGTCACTTCAAAATCAAGGACCTTGGTAACTTGAAGTACTTTATGGGAATAGAGGTTTCTCAGTCAAAGAAAGGGATCTTTATTTCTCAGCGAAAATACGCTTTAGAAATTTTGAAAGATAgtggtcttttgggagctcgcCCAGTGGAGTTTCCTATGGAGCAGAATGTTAAACTTTCTAACACTGGTGAGTTGCTTAAAGATCCGGCAAAGTATAGAAG GATGTCCTACGACACGAAGGTCAACTACAGGTTATTGCGTCTTTTTGGGTTCTTCGTTGATCTCTTGGAGGTCAAAGAGACAAAAGACC ACGCCCATGCCATCCGCGCCATTGCGCTTAGCGAAAGCACTGCCAGGCGGCTCTTCTCTTTGGTGTCGCAATCGCAACAACCAGACCAATCATCAAAGGAGGATGATCAGTGGGAGCGGCTGAGGAAGGAGTTCTTGGCGCCCTTGCAGAAGTACAATAAGCGTCAGGGCAGGTTCAACCCGAGACGGTGGGGTGTGGATATTAAATATTTGGAGCAGGTGAAAGCCTCAGCAACAACAGCAAGCAAAGGCAATTTAAGTTTCGTCATAGAGCCCGATGCTTTGCTTCCACATTTTATCATACGATATTTGAAAGATGCGAATGTTGGGGAGGCGGCTGAGCTTCAGTGGAATGCATTGCTGCGCAAGCACAAGGAGGGTGGCAAATTCAGAAACTGCTTCGCTGTATGTAACATGAACAGAATTATGGGCGGGGCTAGGGAATTGACGGCGAGTTTGGGACTTTTTGTGAGTGAACTGAATGAAGAGCCGGCCTGGAAAGGAAAGCTGATCAGTTCCGCTCCTCTTCCGGCTGCTGCCGGGGACGACCACGCTCTGTTATTTCGTCTTCCTCATCTGTATTCAGTACCCTGCAACGATGGGAATGGACGGCCGCCTGGTAGTTCATTTGCGAAAG CCTGGGAGACTCAGTACGAGGCCATAAGGACCATGTTTAAGGACAAAGG GTCCTTCTTGGAGAATGGTGGGGATATTGGCCCGCACCATGTCATGGAAGCAGCCTTCTCGGACAAACAGTTTCAAGCTCTTGCTGTTGTGGACTGA